The Candidatus Eisenbacteria bacterium genome segment CTCCGTGTCGAGGAGATCGAAGATCCTTTCGGAGGAAGCCATCGCGCCCTGAAGGATGTTGTATTTCTCGGAAAGATCGCGGATCGGACGGAAGAACTGCGCGGTGTACTGGAGGAACGCCGCGAGGGCGCCGAAGGTGACCGTCCCCTCGAGGACCTCGGAGCCTCCCTTCCAGACGAGGAGCGCGACCGCCGCCGCCCCGATCACCTCGATGACCGGAAAGAAGACGGCGAAGTAGAAGACCGTGCGGAGATGGGCGAGAAGGTGGTCGCGGTTCCGATCGTCGAAGCGCGCGAAGCTCCGCCCTTCCGCGCCGAAGAGCTGGATCACCTGCATCCCGACGAGGCTCTCTTGAAGGTAGGCGTTCATCTTCGCGACGCGCGTCCGCACGTCGCGGAAGGCGTCCCTCACCTTGAGCCGGAAAACGAGGCTCGCGGCGAAGAGGAACGGGAGAACCGCGAAGAGCGTGAGGGCGAGGCGCGCGTCGAGGAGGAGCATCGCGGTGACGATCCCCGCGAGAAGGAAGACGTCGCCGAAGATCTCGACGACCCCCGCGGTGAAGAGCTCGTTCAGCGCCTCGATGTCCGACGTGACCCGCGTGAGGAGGCGCCCGACCGGGTTCTTCGAGAAGAAACGGAGCGACATCTTCTCGAGGTGGGCGAAGATCTCCATGCGGAGGTCGTACTGCACCTTCTGTCCGATGAGCTGCGTGATCCACACCTGGGCGTAACGGAGGGAGAACTCGAGCGCGAGAACGAGAAGGAAGAGAAGCCCCATGCGCGCGAGGATGCGGACCCTCTCCGCGCGCGCGATCCCCTCGGCGGCGATCGCGCGGTCGATCGCGATCTTGGTGAGATAGGGGCCGACGAGCGCGAGGCCGGAGAGGACGATGAGGAGAGCGACCGAGAGCACGACGCTTCCCCGGTACGGCCGGAGATAGCGGAGCAGGCGCTTGAGGAGCTCCCAGTCGAGCTTCTTCCGGACGATCTCCTCTTCGGGAAGGATCGGAAGCTCCGCGCTCATCAGTCGATCTCCTCGAGCTTCCTCGAGAGGAGCTGCTTCCGGTGGATGCGCGCGTAGGGGCCTTCCCGCGCCGCGAGCTCCGCGTGGGTCCCCTCCTCGGCGATGCGGCCGCCCTCGAGGACGACGATCCGGTCCGCGTCGCGCACGGCGGAGACGCGGTGCGAGACGATCACCGTGGTTCTTCCCTCGCGGAACGCGCGGAGCCCCTCCAGGATCTCTTCCTCCGTGCGAAGATCGACCGCGGAGAGGGCGTCGTCGAGGACGAGGATGCGCGGGCCGCGCGCGAGCGCGCGCGCGAGGGCGATCCGCTGCTTCTGCCCGCCGGAGAGAAGGACGCCCCGCTCCCCGACGACCGTGTCGTACCCGTTCGGAAAGAGCTTCGCGTCTTCATCGATCCGCGCGAGGCGGGCGACGCGCGCGAGGTCCTCGTCCGAGAGGTCGGGCGCGCCGTAGCGGATGTTCTCCGCGACGGTGAGCGAGAAGAGGAACGTCTCCTGCGGGACGTAGCCGATCGCTCCGCGGAGCCGTTCGAGGGGAAGATCCGCGAGCGGGACGCCGTCGAGGAGGAGGCGCCCCCCCGTCGGGTCGAGAAGGCGCGGGATGAGCCGGACGAGGCTCGTCTTGCCGGACCCGATCGGGCCGACGACGGCGGTCACCGATCCTTCCGGCATCGAAAGGTTGATGTTCGAAAGAATCGCCGTCCCGTTCGTCCCGAGAGAGACGTTCTCGAACCGGAGGGCGCCGCGCACCGGAGGAGCGTCCCGCCCCTCACCCGAGACGATCGCCGGCTTCTCGTCGAGGATGGCGCCGATTCGACCCATCGAGGCGGCCCCCCGCTGGACGAGGTTGAGGACCCAGCCGAGCGCGATCGCCGGCCAGGCGAGCATCGCGAGGTAGCTCGTGAACGCGACGAAGCCGCCGAGGGTGAGGCCGCCTCCGACGACGCGAAGCCCCCCGACCCAGAGGACGATCACGAGGGCGATCCCGGTGAGGAAGCTCATCACGGGGAAGAAGAGCCCCCACACCTTCACGAGATCCATGTTGCGGCGGATGAACTCGAGGTTGAGGCGGCGGAAGCGCTCGATCTCGTCCTTCTCGCGGACGAACGCCTTCACCACGCGGATCCCCGAGAGGTTCTCCTGGACGTGCGCCGTGAGGTCGGCGTACTGCTCCTGGATCCTCTCGAACCGGATGTGCATCGCCTTGCCGAGCCGGTTCACGACGATCGAGAGAAAGGGGAACGGGAGGAGAGAGAGGAGCGTGAGGCGGAGGTCGATCGAGATCATGAGCGCGAGCCCGAAGGCGAACGTGAAGAAGGTGTTCGCGAGATACATGATCGCCGGCCCGAGGAACATGCGAACCGCGTTCAGGTCGTTCGTCGCGCGC includes the following:
- a CDS encoding ABC transporter ATP-binding protein; its protein translation is MSAELPILPEEEIVRKKLDWELLKRLLRYLRPYRGSVVLSVALLIVLSGLALVGPYLTKIAIDRAIAAEGIARAERVRILARMGLLFLLVLALEFSLRYAQVWITQLIGQKVQYDLRMEIFAHLEKMSLRFFSKNPVGRLLTRVTSDIEALNELFTAGVVEIFGDVFLLAGIVTAMLLLDARLALTLFAVLPFLFAASLVFRLKVRDAFRDVRTRVAKMNAYLQESLVGMQVIQLFGAEGRSFARFDDRNRDHLLAHLRTVFYFAVFFPVIEVIGAAAVALLVWKGGSEVLEGTVTFGALAAFLQYTAQFFRPIRDLSEKYNILQGAMASSERIFDLLDTEPEIRAPEHPARPGPLREAIRFENVSFAYDGGDPVLRDIDLTVRRGERVALVGATGSGKSTLVTLLGRFYDVGAGAIRIDGVDLRSMDPGDLRRRIGTVLQDVFLFSGTVDRNIRLGDESIPRERMVEAARIANAERFIERLPGGYDHLLRERGAGLSAGEKQLLAFSRALAADPEIFVLDEATSNIDSETEALIQKALERILAERTSLVVAHRLSTIRNVDRIVVLHRGRIREEGTHEELLAAGGIYKTLVDLEYRNGG
- a CDS encoding ABC transporter ATP-binding protein, yielding MKELLRLRPYLARYRASYLWGTLFVLLTNIFTLLAPLVLKRAVDDLRAGALAFPLAAYAAALLGLALVQAVFRFLMRRIMIGASRRIEYDLRNDLFDHLQRLSPAFYERNRTGDLMARATNDLNAVRMFLGPAIMYLANTFFTFAFGLALMISIDLRLTLLSLLPFPFLSIVVNRLGKAMHIRFERIQEQYADLTAHVQENLSGIRVVKAFVREKDEIERFRRLNLEFIRRNMDLVKVWGLFFPVMSFLTGIALVIVLWVGGLRVVGGGLTLGGFVAFTSYLAMLAWPAIALGWVLNLVQRGAASMGRIGAILDEKPAIVSGEGRDAPPVRGALRFENVSLGTNGTAILSNINLSMPEGSVTAVVGPIGSGKTSLVRLIPRLLDPTGGRLLLDGVPLADLPLERLRGAIGYVPQETFLFSLTVAENIRYGAPDLSDEDLARVARLARIDEDAKLFPNGYDTVVGERGVLLSGGQKQRIALARALARGPRILVLDDALSAVDLRTEEEILEGLRAFREGRTTVIVSHRVSAVRDADRIVVLEGGRIAEEGTHAELAAREGPYARIHRKQLLSRKLEEID